In Halopiger aswanensis, the DNA window CCTCTCCGCTCGCTGCGCTCGCTTCGAGTCAGTCGTCGGCCCGCTCGCTCAGCCTGCGGCTTCGCTCGCGGTCAATTTCGGTGGGATAGCCTGCCCTCCCCCGACTCGCAGCGTCCTCAGTTCTTCGGACACTGCTCGCGGCCACCGTGGTTCGATCAGGTGGGTTCGGTGTGATCCGTCCCCTTCGAGCCACCCGCGAATCGCAAGCCCTTACGCCGCTCGTCTCCGAACACGGATATGACCTCGAGTACGATTCGCGTCGTCTGGGGTGTCGCCTCGGCGCCCACGGCGATGGCCTCTTACGACGCCGCGCTGGCGGAAGCGGGCGTCGAGAACTACAATCTCGTTTCCGTTTCCTCCGTGATCCCGGCGGGTGTCGACGTCGAGGCCGTCGGCACGGCGCCCGACCTCGGTCCCGCTGGCGAGCGCCTGACCGTCGTCGAAGCGCGTGCCACGTCCGCAGGACCCGGTCGGGTGAGCGCGGCGCTGGCTTGGTCCCAATCCGTCGACGACGGGCCGGGCCTGTTCTACGAGACGGCCGGTGAAATGGACCGCGAGGACGTCGAACGACGCGTCCGCGAGGGGCTGGCCGCGGGGCAGGAACTTCGCGACTGGGAGTTTACCGAGCCGCGGGTCGCGGTCGAGAGCGGCCAGGCCGAGTCCGGAACGTACACGACGGCGCTGGTGCTTGCCGTCTACGGCGAGAGCGAACCGATTCTCTGACGCGCACGACAGCGCTCGAGACGGATGCGGAGGAAGACTGTACGAAGCCGAACCCTTTTGATCCGTCGGACCCATGATATCCATACACACTTCTCATGAACGGAAATACGCCGTACGCAGGGTTGCCGGGAGAGACGGCCGCAGGGCAGCGCGCCGCAGCGGACGTTCCTGACATCTCGAGCGCACAGAAACGGCTGCTCCACCGCGACGTCTCCCGGATTGCGGCCCGCACGCGGGAGTTCCTCCCCGACGAGTACGTCGTCGACTCCCAGATCTCGACCGGCGCCACCGGGCCGCAGGTGACCGTTGCCGTTCGCCCTCCGGTCGGCCACGCCGTCAGTGCCGGCTTCACGCCGAATTTCGAGGACGACGCGTCCGAAGGCGAGGTTATCGATCCCGACGAACGCGACGAAGTTGCCCGCGGGCTGGCCGCCAGCGCCGCGCTCCAGATGAAACAGGCGATGAGCAGTAACGTCAAGCCGACCGGGAAGTAGATCGAGAGTCGACCGCGGCGTTGCGGTAGGGTTTACGATCGCTGACCCCCTCGTATCGCGATCGGGTCCCCATTTTGCTTCCGACTTCGGTTCCGTCTCTG includes these proteins:
- a CDS encoding pyruvoyl-dependent arginine decarboxylase is translated as MTSSTIRVVWGVASAPTAMASYDAALAEAGVENYNLVSVSSVIPAGVDVEAVGTAPDLGPAGERLTVVEARATSAGPGRVSAALAWSQSVDDGPGLFYETAGEMDREDVERRVREGLAAGQELRDWEFTEPRVAVESGQAESGTYTTALVLAVYGESEPIL
- a CDS encoding DUF5811 family protein, coding for MNGNTPYAGLPGETAAGQRAAADVPDISSAQKRLLHRDVSRIAARTREFLPDEYVVDSQISTGATGPQVTVAVRPPVGHAVSAGFTPNFEDDASEGEVIDPDERDEVARGLAASAALQMKQAMSSNVKPTGK